Proteins from a genomic interval of Tiliqua scincoides isolate rTilSci1 chromosome 11, rTilSci1.hap2, whole genome shotgun sequence:
- the LOC136662384 gene encoding transmembrane protein 45B-like: MANFKGHALPGSFFILFGFWWSVKHPLKYHCKRLNKSAYGNRYFDYMEVIEGAIKVIFSLIGMLAEQFVPDGPHLHLYTTESWVKLMNWQHFTMYLFFAMSGAVDIFTYSRAKVPKGLDRLMLSLALFVEGFLFYFHVSHRPMLDQHIHSLLLTAIFGGFATTLLEVFQRENVVLEIFSSSLALLQGTWFWQIGFVLFPPWGGPVWDQEDHDNIMFLTMCFCWHFAASLLIVGVNYALVYCCVQRFMRKNGEIEIGLGIRKKMQEKSSHKALLNGSDEE; this comes from the exons ATGGCCAATTTTAAAGGGCACGCTCTGCCGGGCAGTTTCTTCATCCTCTTTGGCTTCTGGTGGTCTGTGAAACACCCACTGAAATATCACTGCAAGAGACTGAACAAAAGTGCTTATGGAAACCGCTACTTTGACTACATGGAGGTCATTGAAGGGGCCATCAAAGTTATTTTTTCACTAATAG GGATGTTGGCTGAGCAGTTCGTTCCAGATGGCCCCCACTTGCATCTCTATACCACAGAATCATGGGTCAAACTGATGAACTGGCAACATTTCACCATGTACTTGTTCTTTGCTATGTCGGGAGCAGTGGACATCTTTACTTATTCCCGTGCCAAAGTGCCCAAAGGTCTGGATCGCCTCATGCTTTCCCTGGCACTCTTCGTTGAAG GCTTCCTCTTCTACTTCCACGTCAGCCACAGGCCCATGCTGGACCAGCACATCCATTCTCTGTTGCTCACTGCCATCTTTGGAGGGTTTGCCACCACTCTCCTGGAAGTCTTCCAACGCGAAAACGTCGTCTTGGAAATTTTCAGCAGCAGTCTTGCGCTCCTGCAAGGAACCTGGTTTTGGCAG ATCGGGTTTGTGCTTTTCCCACCCTGGGGAGGTCCAGTTTGGGACCAAGAAGACCATGACAACATCATGTTTCTCACCATGTGCTTTTGCTGGCACTTTGCCGCATCCCTTCTCATCGTGGGTGTGAATTACGCTCTGGTTTACTG CTGCGTCCAGAGATTCATGAGAAAAAACGGAGAAATAGAAATTGGACTTGGGATTCGGAAAAAGATGCAAGAAAAGAGTTCTCACAAGGCTCTTTTAAATGGATCAGATGAAGAGTGA